Sequence from the Rhodohalobacter sp. 614A genome:
AAAGATTTTGTTGAAAATCAAAAACGGAGAAGGCGAAGTAAAAGATCTGGACTTATTGCTGGATCTCACGACACAAATGGAAGGACGCACAATCTGTGCCCTCGCCGATGCAGCGGCATGGCCGGTACGTCATACCATCAACCGTTTCCGGGATGAATTTGAAGCACGATGTAAAAAGAGCGTTCATGCTTTGGCATGAACGGAATCATGGACAAACCAAAGCTGCATTTATTCATAAGATTAGTATTGTTATTGAAGAAGCTGATGAATCAGAATTCTGGTTAGAATTTATAATCGATGAAAACTTGAAGTCTAAAGAACTCATAGAAGATTTAAAAAATGAAGCATACGAGCTGGCTTCCATTTTCATCAAATCCAGAAAAACAGCACAAAAGAATTTATGATTGACAAATCATCAATCGACAATCAAAAATCAACAATCCGAAACCGATGCCTGAAATAGTTATTGACGGACAGACATACGAATTTGAAGGAGATAAAATGCTGCTTCAGTTTATCCAGGATCTCGGAAAGGAAGTGCCGTTCTTTTGCTACCATCCGGCGATGTCGATTCCGGCGAACTGCCGCCAGTGTATGGTAAAAGTCGGTCAGTATGTGAAAGACAAAGAAACGGATAAGTATGAGTTGGATGATAATGGCGAAAAACAGATCCGCTGGTTTCCAAAACTTCAGACATCATGCAATCTGAAAATGACTGACGATATGGTGGTTCATACCCAGGAAACAGATGATCTGGTAAAACGGGCTCAAAAAGATAATCTTGAATTTATATTAATAAATCACCCGCTGGATTGCCCGATTTGTGACCAGGCCGGAGAGTGTCCGCTTCAGATTCAAACCTACAAATACGGACCTGAAGGAAGCCGCTTCGAGGTCAAAAAAATTCATAAACCAAAACGTGTTCAACTTGGCCCGAGAGTCACGCTGGATGCCGAACGCTGTATCAACTGTACGCGATGCACCCGGTTTACACAGGAAATCAGCGAGACTCATCAATTGACAATCACCTCACGAGGCGATAAAAACTACCCGGCCACAGCTCCCGGCGAAACGTTTGACGACCCATATTCCATGAATACCATCGATATCTGTCCGGTGGGAGCACTTACATCATCAGACTTTCGATTCAAAGCACGGGTTTGGGAAATGAATCAAACGCCAAGTCTCGATATCACAAATGGAAAAGGTTCAAATATTGATCTCTGGACGCGCGACAATTTGATCTTGAGAATCACACCACGGCATAACGAGCATGTAAATGATCACTGGATTCCAGATGAAGCGCGTGATGTGTACAAGCTTTTCAATGAAAACAGAGTTTCGAGGCCCGTTCAGAAATTGGATGGCGAACAGATTTTATCATCCTGGAATAACGCGATTGCGACTTTCTCAGAGCAAATTGCAGAAACCGATAATAAGAAAATTTTGATGATCGGAAGTCCACACGCGTCTGTTGAGGAGAATTATGTTTTTGGCAAATACGCGAATCTTCTTGGAATCAACCCGCCCGTTTTTACACCTGATATTGAAGAAGGACGGGGAGATGACTTTCTGATTACGGATGATCGGGCGCCGAATACAAACGGTTGTAAACTTCTCGATTTTAAAGAAGAGGATGAA
This genomic interval carries:
- a CDS encoding four helix bundle protein, with translation MLWHERNHGQTKAAFIHKISIVIEEADESEFWLEFIIDENLKSKELIEDLKNEAYELASIFIKSRKTAQKNL
- a CDS encoding molybdopterin-dependent oxidoreductase, giving the protein MPEIVIDGQTYEFEGDKMLLQFIQDLGKEVPFFCYHPAMSIPANCRQCMVKVGQYVKDKETDKYELDDNGEKQIRWFPKLQTSCNLKMTDDMVVHTQETDDLVKRAQKDNLEFILINHPLDCPICDQAGECPLQIQTYKYGPEGSRFEVKKIHKPKRVQLGPRVTLDAERCINCTRCTRFTQEISETHQLTITSRGDKNYPATAPGETFDDPYSMNTIDICPVGALTSSDFRFKARVWEMNQTPSLDITNGKGSNIDLWTRDNLILRITPRHNEHVNDHWIPDEARDVYKLFNENRVSRPVQKLDGEQILSSWNNAIATFSEQIAETDNKKILMIGSPHASVEENYVFGKYANLLGINPPVFTPDIEEGRGDDFLITDDRAPNTNGCKLLDFKEEDEKSIRKSVKNADLVIILSDHLMDRGILSKEDFEGKFVIVLGTNHTKTTKAANLVIPITCIAEHAASYVNLDGRIQRTLPAKETKYTNRRIDFEMSEGRTDRYGTNFDNWRSEENKIDCLPVWKFMAQVAEHSGLNVSFNSGREIMEEISELNEAFSGVSYPAMDDNGGIQLSVEGKKKTKA